One genomic window of Polyangiaceae bacterium includes the following:
- a CDS encoding helicase: MLSHDSGMLGFPLRLLAREVYDKIADRVGFDEVALITGEEKRVPTTARYFVCTVEAMPLDLEVDFVGVDEIQLAAHPQRGHTFTDRLLYRRGRSETWFLGSQSVEHLVSELVPTARIRRHPRLSELRGAGQARLGQLKAGSAVVAFTAARVYELAERVRRRKGGAAVVLGALSPRARNAQVALYQSGDVDYLVATDAIGMGLNLSINHVAFADVRKFDGQKSRHLELSELGQIAGRAGRHLQDGTFGTLAPEPELPFEVVQALETHHFPREKQLWWRNPELEFHSLEALLDSLRAPAPSPRLRRMDQAEDQQALERLAALPSVADLATGQEAVELLWQVAQIPDYRKVLFEQHLVLLEAIYGQLRAHGTRLGTDWLANRVERLDDPKGDIEAILARIAFVRTWTYVTHHRAWVKDAAHWQARTREIEDHLSDALHQALVLRFVDRNKAFMDAHTGDGSHAPPVDGARAERASLGRGAAQALPQGNDEPASGSHPFASLQALKDRLTAKQPKATRQTLLERVIAHRAELDLSEDGQILLRDTAEPTLLGALTPGAELLGPGVRLAPELRQDRQLLQELGQFVRSLIDVHFAQLRAAGRGELGAPGRGLVYQLEQELGCVDTRRAREQLSLLAPGERALLEGLGVVFGERFVYLASLQGQRALAHRRAWLSLAHKLPQLPAGAVRLAPGGAPEHALRQLGFPRLGSYYIRVDLYERLLRHLRGVASSAGADGFALPVELCQWLGLPKQELPQLLSALGYRALDRHGKRWQRGRAAKRPRSRGRPPKQRTPRSKASAASSSADSSTPGQGRQT, encoded by the coding sequence ATGCTGTCCCACGACAGCGGCATGTTGGGGTTTCCCTTGAGGCTCCTCGCACGTGAGGTCTACGACAAGATCGCCGATCGCGTGGGCTTCGACGAAGTAGCGCTGATCACCGGCGAGGAGAAGCGCGTGCCCACGACGGCCCGCTACTTCGTGTGCACGGTGGAGGCCATGCCCCTCGACTTGGAGGTGGACTTCGTCGGCGTCGACGAGATCCAGCTCGCGGCGCACCCCCAGCGCGGACACACCTTCACCGACCGGCTGCTCTATCGCCGTGGGCGCAGCGAGACTTGGTTTCTTGGCTCCCAGAGCGTCGAGCACCTGGTGAGCGAGCTGGTGCCGACGGCGCGCATCCGCCGCCACCCGCGGCTCTCGGAGCTACGGGGCGCAGGCCAGGCGCGGCTTGGCCAGCTCAAGGCTGGCAGCGCCGTAGTCGCCTTCACGGCCGCCCGCGTCTACGAGCTCGCAGAGCGCGTCCGCAGGCGCAAGGGCGGCGCGGCGGTGGTGCTCGGCGCGCTGTCGCCGCGAGCGCGCAACGCTCAGGTGGCGCTCTATCAGTCGGGCGACGTCGACTACCTGGTAGCAACGGACGCCATCGGCATGGGGCTCAACCTCTCGATCAACCACGTCGCCTTCGCTGACGTGCGCAAGTTCGATGGCCAGAAGTCGAGGCATTTGGAGCTCTCGGAGCTCGGACAGATCGCCGGTCGCGCCGGTCGCCACCTGCAAGACGGCACGTTTGGCACCCTCGCGCCCGAGCCAGAGCTGCCCTTCGAGGTGGTCCAAGCACTAGAGACCCACCATTTCCCCAGAGAAAAACAGCTTTGGTGGCGAAACCCGGAGCTCGAGTTCCATAGTCTGGAGGCGCTGCTCGACTCACTGCGAGCGCCAGCCCCCTCCCCGCGCCTCCGGCGCATGGATCAGGCGGAGGACCAGCAGGCGCTGGAGCGGCTCGCGGCGTTGCCAAGTGTCGCTGATCTGGCAACGGGCCAAGAGGCAGTAGAGCTTCTGTGGCAGGTCGCGCAAATCCCCGACTACCGGAAGGTGCTGTTCGAGCAGCATCTCGTGCTGCTCGAGGCGATCTACGGACAGCTGCGGGCTCACGGCACGCGCCTCGGCACGGACTGGCTGGCGAATCGCGTCGAGCGCCTCGACGATCCGAAGGGGGACATCGAAGCGATCCTCGCACGCATCGCGTTCGTGCGGACTTGGACTTACGTCACGCACCATCGCGCATGGGTGAAAGATGCAGCCCACTGGCAGGCCCGCACTCGAGAAATCGAAGACCACCTGAGTGACGCACTCCACCAGGCGCTGGTGCTCCGCTTCGTTGACCGCAACAAGGCCTTCATGGACGCCCACACCGGAGACGGCTCGCACGCCCCGCCGGTAGACGGAGCGCGTGCTGAGCGCGCCTCACTTGGTCGTGGAGCAGCACAAGCATTACCGCAAGGCAATGATGAGCCAGCCAGCGGCAGCCATCCCTTCGCGAGCCTCCAGGCCCTGAAAGATCGCCTCACCGCCAAGCAGCCGAAAGCGACGCGGCAGACGCTGCTCGAACGCGTGATCGCACACCGCGCTGAGCTTGATCTCTCAGAGGACGGCCAAATCCTGCTGCGGGACACTGCAGAGCCCACGCTGCTGGGCGCGCTCACGCCTGGCGCGGAATTGCTGGGTCCGGGCGTGCGCCTCGCCCCAGAGCTCCGGCAAGATCGCCAGCTGCTGCAAGAGCTAGGACAGTTCGTGAGGTCGCTCATCGATGTCCACTTTGCGCAACTCCGCGCGGCGGGGCGCGGCGAGCTCGGAGCGCCGGGTCGAGGCTTGGTCTATCAACTCGAGCAGGAGCTAGGCTGTGTGGACACGCGCCGCGCCCGCGAGCAGCTCTCGCTGCTCGCGCCGGGCGAGCGCGCGCTGCTCGAGGGGTTGGGAGTCGTCTTCGGAGAGCGCTTCGTCTACCTCGCGTCCCTCCAAGGTCAGCGCGCCCTCGCCCACCGCCGCGCCTGGCTGTCTCTGGCGCACAAGCTGCCCCAGCTCCCCGCCGGCGCTGTCCGCCTCGCCCCTGGCGGTGCACCGGAGCACGCGTTGCGGCAACTGGGCTTCCCGCGTCTGGGCTCCTACTATATCCGCGTGGATCTATACGAGCGGTTGCTTCGCCACCTGCGTGGGGTCGCCAGCAGCGCCGGAGCCGACGGCTTTGCGTTGCCCGTCGAGCTCTGCCAGTGGCTTGGACTCCCCAAGCAAGAGCTACCGCAGCTGCTCAGCGCGCTGGGGTATCGAGCGCTGGATCGCCACGGCAAACGCTGGCAGCGAGGGCGCGCCGCCAAGCGCCCGCGTTCTCGGGGTCGACCGCCAAAGCAACGCACCCCGCGTTCCAAAGCGTCAGCAGCCTCAAGCAGCGCCGATAGCTCGACCCCGGGTCAGGGGCGCCAAACATAG